One window from the genome of Actinoplanes teichomyceticus ATCC 31121 encodes:
- a CDS encoding pseudouridine synthase, translating to MWKKYSMPQADTAERLQKVLAAAGVGSRRACEDLIFRRRVTVNGRIAKLGDKVDPATAEIYVDGSRVITNTKLVYVALNKPRGVVSSLDDEKGRTELADFLQGNFEQRLFHVGRLDADSEGLLLLTNDGTLAHKLMHPSFGVSKTYLAEVVGPLPRSVGRALQSGVVLDDGPAKVDSFRLVDAIGKTAQVEITLHEGRKHIVRRMMDEVGHPVTRLIRTAVGPIRLGDLRPGGFRHLSNAEVAALFKAVGDEA from the coding sequence ATGTGGAAGAAGTACTCGATGCCTCAGGCTGACACCGCCGAACGCCTCCAGAAAGTCCTGGCGGCGGCCGGTGTTGGATCCCGCCGCGCCTGCGAAGACCTGATCTTCCGGCGGCGCGTCACGGTCAACGGCCGGATCGCCAAGCTCGGCGACAAGGTCGACCCGGCCACCGCCGAGATCTACGTCGACGGATCGCGGGTGATCACCAACACCAAGCTGGTGTACGTCGCGCTGAACAAGCCGCGCGGGGTGGTCTCCAGCCTGGACGACGAGAAGGGCCGCACCGAGCTGGCCGACTTCCTGCAGGGCAACTTCGAGCAGCGGCTGTTCCACGTCGGCCGGCTCGACGCCGACTCCGAGGGCCTGCTGCTGCTCACCAACGACGGCACCCTGGCGCACAAGCTGATGCACCCGTCGTTCGGCGTCTCCAAGACCTACCTGGCCGAGGTGGTCGGCCCGCTGCCGCGCAGCGTCGGCCGGGCCCTGCAGTCCGGCGTGGTGCTCGACGACGGCCCGGCGAAGGTCGACTCGTTCCGCCTGGTCGACGCGATCGGCAAGACCGCGCAGGTGGAGATCACCCTGCACGAGGGCCGCAAGCACATCGTCCGGCGGATGATGGACGAGGTCGGCCACCCGGTGACCCGCCTGATCCGGACCGCGGTGGGCCCGATCCGCCTCGGCGACCTGCGCCCCGGCGGTTTCCGCCACCTGTCCAACGCCGAGGTCGCGGCCCTGTTCAAGGCCGTCGGCGACGAGGCCTGA
- the scpB gene encoding SMC-Scp complex subunit ScpB: MSSDERPESLAAQMGAWVPPWERKRDEPDRAFQARAEAAGADGGDGPAGPDPAGRSRPAPQAAAAVDAPQEPPADDEPADAEIEPEMPLPEPVEEAAEQAADAPAEPDDAPAPVDAPAPEADGTATAAYLAGFADTAARLGGVTDVTVAPGHRGGPAVPAQATAARGDGAVPGRTGGSLDDAELTAALEAILLVVDEPTGELQLAQVLQQPVERVARTLEGISARYTAAGHGFDLRRVAGGWRLYTRPEYAEYVERFVLDGQSVRLTQAALETLAVVAYKQPVTRSRISAIRGVNCDGVMRTLVTRGLIEECGTEPETGAYLYRTTALFLEKLGLNSVDQLPPLAPFLPDDVEEVLDASG, translated from the coding sequence GTGAGCAGCGACGAGCGTCCCGAATCCCTGGCCGCGCAGATGGGCGCGTGGGTGCCGCCGTGGGAGCGCAAACGCGACGAACCGGACCGTGCGTTCCAGGCGCGGGCCGAGGCGGCGGGCGCCGATGGTGGCGACGGGCCCGCCGGCCCGGATCCGGCGGGCCGGTCCCGGCCGGCCCCGCAGGCCGCGGCGGCCGTGGACGCGCCCCAGGAGCCGCCCGCGGACGACGAGCCGGCCGACGCCGAGATCGAGCCGGAGATGCCGCTGCCCGAGCCGGTCGAGGAGGCCGCCGAGCAGGCCGCCGACGCGCCGGCGGAACCGGACGACGCGCCGGCCCCGGTGGACGCGCCGGCGCCCGAGGCCGACGGGACCGCCACGGCGGCGTACCTGGCCGGCTTCGCCGACACCGCCGCGCGGCTGGGCGGCGTCACCGACGTCACAGTCGCGCCGGGCCACCGGGGCGGGCCGGCGGTGCCCGCGCAGGCCACCGCGGCACGGGGGGACGGCGCGGTCCCGGGCCGTACCGGGGGGTCGCTCGACGACGCCGAGCTGACCGCGGCCCTGGAGGCGATCCTGCTCGTCGTCGACGAGCCGACCGGCGAGCTGCAGCTCGCCCAGGTGCTCCAGCAGCCGGTGGAGCGGGTCGCCCGCACGCTCGAGGGCATCTCGGCGCGCTACACCGCGGCCGGGCACGGCTTCGACCTGCGACGCGTGGCCGGCGGCTGGCGGCTGTACACCCGGCCGGAGTACGCCGAGTACGTCGAGCGGTTCGTCCTGGACGGCCAGTCGGTGCGGCTGACCCAGGCGGCGCTGGAGACACTCGCCGTGGTCGCCTACAAGCAGCCGGTGACCAGGTCGCGCATCTCGGCCATCCGCGGTGTGAACTGTGACGGCGTGATGCGTACGCTGGTCACTCGCGGCCTGATCGAGGAGTGCGGGACCGAGCCGGAAACCGGGGCATACCTGTACCGGACCACCGCTCTGTTCCTGGAGAAGCTCGGCCTGAACTCGGTCGATCAGCTGCCGCCGCTCGCCCCGTTCCTGCCCGACGATGTGGAAGAAGTACTCGATGCCTCAGGCTGA
- a CDS encoding segregation and condensation protein A, with the protein MVYGRHVPEEPAQPVPADARQPDPGPAGSDDAAVVVAQDAPTAPAGEADPAGAGSPGAAGQTGSAGAGSPGAAAEADSGRFQVKLHNFEGPFDLLLQLIGKHKLDVTEVALHRVTDEFIAYIRAMGDDWDLGEASEFLLVAATLLDLKAARLLPAAEVEDEEDLALLEARDLLFARLLQYKAYKEAAAHLAELEAAGARRWPRLVTLEPRYAQALPELVLGIGPQRLFKLALKQFTPKPGPPQVSIAHIHQVRVSVREHAELLRDRLRRAGVATFGLLVADCESTLEVVARFLALLELYRQDLIDFEQPVSLDELTVRWIGGDRDGELSVDDYEGDPEKIGGKSDRAGGAGADDGGKVGAVSDDLPGSGLDGDAANDDLGGGDEAVPAGEPPVLEEKP; encoded by the coding sequence AGCCCGATCCGGGGCCGGCCGGCTCCGACGACGCGGCCGTCGTCGTGGCGCAGGACGCTCCCACGGCGCCCGCCGGGGAGGCGGATCCCGCGGGCGCCGGTTCGCCGGGTGCCGCCGGGCAGACCGGCTCCGCGGGCGCCGGTTCGCCGGGTGCCGCCGCCGAGGCCGACTCCGGGCGGTTCCAGGTCAAGCTGCACAACTTCGAGGGTCCGTTCGACCTGCTGCTGCAACTGATCGGCAAGCACAAGCTGGACGTCACCGAGGTCGCGCTGCACCGGGTGACCGACGAGTTCATCGCGTACATCCGGGCCATGGGCGACGACTGGGATCTCGGCGAGGCCAGCGAGTTCCTGCTGGTCGCGGCCACCCTGCTCGACCTCAAGGCGGCCCGTCTGCTGCCCGCGGCCGAGGTGGAGGACGAGGAGGACCTGGCCCTGCTGGAGGCGCGGGACCTGCTGTTCGCCCGGCTCCTGCAGTACAAGGCGTACAAGGAGGCCGCCGCGCACCTCGCCGAGCTGGAGGCGGCCGGGGCGCGCCGCTGGCCGCGGCTGGTCACGCTGGAGCCGCGGTACGCGCAGGCGCTGCCCGAGCTGGTCCTGGGCATCGGCCCGCAGCGGCTGTTCAAGCTGGCGCTCAAGCAGTTCACCCCGAAACCGGGGCCGCCGCAGGTCTCCATCGCGCACATCCACCAGGTGCGGGTCAGCGTCCGGGAGCACGCCGAGCTGCTGCGCGACCGGTTGCGCCGGGCCGGCGTGGCCACGTTCGGCCTGCTGGTCGCCGACTGCGAGAGCACGCTGGAGGTGGTGGCCCGCTTCCTGGCGCTGCTGGAGCTCTACCGGCAGGATCTCATCGACTTCGAGCAGCCGGTGTCGCTGGACGAGTTGACCGTTCGCTGGATCGGCGGCGACCGGGACGGCGAGTTGAGCGTCGACGACTACGAGGGTGATCCGGAGAAGATCGGGGGCAAATCGGACCGGGCGGGCGGCGCCGGGGCCGATGATGGCGGAAAGGTAGGCGCCGTTTCGGACGATCTCCCGGGGAGCGGACTTGACGGGGACGCCGCCAATGACGATCTTGGCGGGGGCGACGAGGCCGTGCCGGCCGGCGAGCCGCCCGTCCTGGAGGAGAAACCGTGA